The proteins below come from a single Gemmatimonadota bacterium genomic window:
- a CDS encoding TonB-dependent receptor, with amino-acid sequence MRTSPSSRALRAAALLAVFANVPSMAHAQVRATDPAMASIGGVVTGIFDGRRTPLANALVEALVATTRRTVLADSVGRYRFENLPAGEIRLTVMHAGHASLSVEVLVPPRADVRVDLELQAEPVELDPVDVVGEPRSQDVDAATGERVPMPVLEVQALDLTPGVGHPGLLDALQSLPGNDPADATDVLYMRGSTTDLKLVLLDGAPVYTPFHVGGLMRSFEPAVLGTAVLHVGGAPARYDGGLTHILDLETRRPRRDRVRASGSLDLLAATSALEGPLGSRGGYVASARSLHDLGATALRGRPPYGYRDVLLGMEFEPTNGQLVRATGFWNSEAVLLDFANAPDDASWSNRAASVKYIGAVGTGTLELMAARSGYRASLPLQPTAPADEPIPNALLATAATDRLRMIGEFAWGAPGERLRLGVSHERIDAAFAARALGGGPETSTRTQTTTTGAYVDATRPLGPGLTLRAGLRGDAFSSGGFRLAPRVALMWDFDPNALITIAVGRYHQPTRTPDVEVERTLAEVVEQGLPASALLPVATADHVVVSLDQTLGTNVRLGLQGFWKRYEGLEAAPEKTIRSSGIDLQLRSAGTRAAVWLGYGLSWFWSTEDLSGYSSDFAGRHLLSAGLSGGLGGPVRGEIRVAYGAGLPYTSIPFRGLAGESADPTFAPDGEGTSPYRSQDSPLVSGPDEEFLRIDVEVHALLTPEWGGRRWSVRPYLRVLNALDRRDALFYTFQSWRSDKLTPLAERPLLPVFGVAFSF; translated from the coding sequence GAGAACGGTCCTCGCCGACAGCGTCGGGCGGTATCGATTCGAGAACCTCCCGGCCGGGGAGATCCGTCTCACCGTCATGCACGCCGGGCACGCTTCGCTTTCGGTGGAAGTGCTCGTTCCCCCAAGAGCCGACGTGCGGGTCGACCTGGAGCTGCAGGCCGAGCCCGTCGAGCTGGATCCGGTGGACGTGGTTGGCGAGCCGCGCTCTCAGGACGTTGATGCGGCGACCGGCGAACGGGTTCCGATGCCGGTGCTCGAGGTCCAGGCGCTCGATCTCACGCCTGGGGTAGGACATCCGGGCTTGCTCGACGCGTTGCAGTCGCTGCCCGGAAACGATCCCGCCGACGCCACCGACGTGCTCTACATGAGGGGTTCGACTACGGACCTGAAGCTCGTTCTGCTCGACGGGGCACCGGTCTACACACCGTTCCACGTTGGCGGACTCATGCGGAGCTTCGAACCAGCAGTGCTCGGCACCGCAGTGCTTCACGTCGGTGGAGCGCCGGCGCGGTATGACGGTGGCCTCACGCACATCCTCGACCTCGAGACGCGCCGACCCCGAAGGGATCGCGTTCGCGCATCGGGCTCGCTGGATCTGCTCGCCGCCACGTCCGCCTTGGAGGGGCCGCTCGGCTCACGTGGAGGCTACGTCGCATCGGCGCGATCGCTGCACGACCTGGGCGCGACGGCACTTCGGGGCCGGCCTCCGTACGGCTACCGGGATGTGCTGCTCGGGATGGAATTCGAGCCCACCAACGGACAGTTGGTCCGCGCCACCGGCTTCTGGAACTCAGAGGCGGTCCTGTTGGACTTCGCCAACGCACCGGACGACGCGAGCTGGTCGAACCGCGCCGCTTCCGTGAAGTACATAGGAGCGGTGGGTACGGGCACGCTGGAGCTGATGGCGGCGCGGAGTGGATATCGCGCGTCGCTTCCCCTGCAGCCGACGGCGCCGGCCGATGAACCCATCCCAAACGCCTTGCTCGCAACCGCCGCGACCGACCGCCTCAGGATGATCGGTGAATTCGCTTGGGGCGCCCCCGGGGAACGCCTCCGGCTCGGTGTGTCTCACGAACGCATTGACGCGGCATTCGCCGCTCGAGCGCTGGGTGGCGGACCAGAGACGAGCACGCGGACTCAGACGACCACGACGGGGGCTTACGTGGACGCGACTCGACCGCTCGGGCCGGGGCTGACGCTGCGGGCCGGCCTTCGCGGAGACGCTTTCTCGTCCGGCGGCTTCCGTCTCGCCCCGCGCGTCGCCTTGATGTGGGACTTCGATCCGAACGCGCTGATCACGATCGCGGTAGGACGCTACCACCAACCGACCCGCACGCCCGACGTCGAAGTCGAGAGAACGCTCGCAGAAGTCGTCGAGCAGGGCTTGCCCGCGTCCGCCCTCTTGCCGGTGGCTACGGCAGACCACGTGGTCGTATCGCTCGACCAGACGCTCGGCACCAACGTACGACTCGGCCTGCAAGGGTTCTGGAAGCGGTACGAGGGGCTGGAGGCCGCACCCGAGAAGACCATCCGCTCGTCCGGCATCGACCTCCAACTGAGGAGTGCCGGGACGCGGGCGGCGGTGTGGCTGGGGTACGGCCTCTCCTGGTTCTGGTCGACGGAAGACCTCTCCGGGTACAGCTCCGACTTCGCGGGTCGCCATCTGCTGAGCGCGGGACTCTCAGGAGGTCTCGGCGGACCGGTACGAGGAGAGATTCGAGTCGCGTACGGTGCAGGCCTGCCGTATACGAGCATCCCATTTCGCGGCTTGGCGGGAGAATCGGCCGATCCGACTTTCGCCCCGGACGGCGAGGGGACCTCGCCCTACAGGAGCCAGGACTCTCCGCTCGTTTCAGGGCCTGACGAGGAGTTCCTTCGCATCGACGTCGAGGTGCACGCGCTCCTGACTCCCGAATGGGGCGGCCGACGCTGGAGCGTGCGGCCATACCTGCGTGTCCTGAACGCGCTCGACCGTCGCGATGCGCTCTTTTACACGTTCCAGTCGTGGCGGAGCGACAAGCTTACGCCCCTCGCCGAACGGCCGCTACTTCCGGTCTTCGGAGTGGCCTTCTCGTTCTGA
- a CDS encoding MarR family transcriptional regulator: protein MSDQEGANDPATDLADRLHSAAIHLLRHLRQEDDASGLTAPRLSALSVIVFRGPLTVGELAHAEQVRPPTISRLVSDLEEQGLVGRREDPEDRRVRWVEATKKGQRLLHQGRRRRVDRLAQRLRSLSGNDKKTLTSAAALLEQLVRP from the coding sequence ATGTCGGACCAGGAAGGCGCGAACGACCCGGCCACCGACCTTGCGGACCGGTTGCACTCGGCCGCGATCCACCTGCTGCGCCATCTTCGCCAGGAGGACGACGCGTCCGGGCTGACCGCACCCCGCCTCTCGGCACTGTCGGTGATCGTCTTCCGGGGACCGCTCACCGTGGGGGAGCTTGCGCATGCCGAGCAGGTGCGTCCACCCACGATCTCTCGCCTCGTGAGTGACCTCGAGGAACAGGGTCTAGTTGGGCGCAGGGAGGACCCGGAGGACCGGCGGGTCCGTTGGGTCGAGGCGACCAAGAAGGGACAGCGCTTGTTGCACCAGGGGCGCCGGCGTCGTGTCGATCGACTCGCGCAAAGACTGCGCTCGCTTTCAGGCAACGACAAGAAGACGCTCACGAGTGCGGCTGCTCTGCTCGAACAGCTCGTGAGACCGTAG
- a CDS encoding PA0069 family radical SAM protein: MPSTQALPVLRGRATTWNPPNRFERLHFDRDGWTDPDDPTPQTVLLNDATRSILAYNDSPDVGFNVGINPYRGCEHACAYCYARPTHEYLGFSAGLDFETKILVKREAPELLRKALSARKWKPQVIGLSGNTDAYQPAERRLGITRRCLEVLAEFRNPVAIITKSYLVSRDVDLLAELAEHNAVAVVLSVTSLNRDIQRVMEPRASIPERRLAAIRVLAGAGIPVGVNVAPVVPGLTDHELPAILEASAEAGASFAEYILLRLPHGVKDIFSTWLEQHFPGRKDKVLNRVRDMRGGKLYDSRYGVRGRGEGPWSDHLRSLFQVTSARLGLNRPPALSAASFVRPPDPGKPQMNLFGSAPS, translated from the coding sequence ATGCCGAGCACACAAGCCCTGCCCGTCCTCCGCGGCCGGGCAACGACCTGGAATCCGCCCAATCGGTTCGAGCGACTGCACTTCGACCGGGACGGCTGGACCGACCCCGACGACCCGACGCCTCAGACGGTTCTCCTGAACGACGCGACACGCTCGATCCTCGCCTACAACGATTCGCCGGATGTGGGATTCAACGTGGGCATCAACCCCTACCGGGGGTGTGAGCACGCCTGCGCGTACTGCTACGCGAGGCCCACGCACGAGTACCTGGGTTTCTCCGCCGGACTCGACTTCGAGACGAAGATCTTGGTCAAGCGGGAAGCGCCAGAGTTGCTGCGAAAGGCGTTGTCGGCCAGGAAGTGGAAACCGCAGGTGATCGGGTTGAGCGGCAATACCGATGCGTATCAGCCGGCGGAGCGGAGGCTGGGGATCACGCGCCGATGCCTGGAGGTGCTCGCCGAGTTCCGGAACCCGGTCGCAATCATCACGAAGAGCTACCTCGTCTCACGTGACGTGGACTTGCTGGCAGAGCTCGCTGAGCACAACGCCGTCGCGGTTGTGCTCTCCGTCACGTCGCTGAACCGGGACATCCAGCGTGTCATGGAACCGCGGGCCTCGATCCCGGAGCGCCGATTGGCAGCGATCCGAGTGCTGGCGGGAGCAGGGATCCCCGTTGGCGTGAACGTCGCCCCGGTCGTGCCCGGCCTCACCGACCACGAGTTGCCCGCGATTCTGGAGGCTTCTGCCGAAGCGGGGGCCTCGTTCGCCGAATACATCCTGCTCCGACTTCCCCACGGGGTGAAGGACATCTTCTCTACATGGCTCGAGCAGCACTTCCCGGGTCGCAAGGACAAGGTGCTCAACCGCGTGCGTGACATGAGAGGCGGCAAGCTGTACGACAGCCGGTACGGCGTGCGTGGGAGGGGTGAAGGGCCCTGGTCAGACCACCTCCGATCTCTTTTCCAGGTGACGAGCGCCCGTCTGGGGCTCAACCGGCCTCCCGCGCTCTCCGCCGCCTCGTTCGTCCGGCCTCCGGACCCGGGGAAGCCCCAGATGAATCTGTTCGGGAGCGCGCCGAGTTAG
- a CDS encoding DUF3810 family protein, with translation MEEIRIPNDATYAPVSLTDVIAAAPLASRLLLGATLPGRVLSAAAFGMYAGSAVKDWLSRREMKWIDFDREFGADIKSLQEMPDDARRDEISRLATRLNDMYTDERVPRAELAKAVNEHLTEYMASITGQRVHTSSEIRDFTLAKLIFPFAIGVCDIISGDVALFKDTGVFEAHVICHEFVHRKGYWKELHAQALAYLALMSSGDPLMVQSALAERLHRQLKSIAGEDHQEYHDLVDGLRLRSELANELHALRPDAGVYESSVSLVMKKLYDERMKLTGQNGLSDYDVGFTNFLWTFQRSPNARQERWQGEF, from the coding sequence ATGGAAGAGATCCGCATTCCCAACGACGCTACGTACGCTCCGGTCTCGCTGACCGACGTCATCGCCGCTGCACCCCTCGCCTCGAGGCTCCTGCTCGGCGCGACCCTCCCCGGAAGAGTTCTCAGCGCTGCTGCGTTCGGCATGTACGCTGGCAGCGCAGTGAAGGACTGGTTGAGTCGTCGCGAAATGAAGTGGATCGACTTCGACCGCGAGTTCGGCGCGGACATCAAGAGCCTTCAGGAGATGCCCGACGACGCTCGTCGGGACGAGATATCGAGGCTCGCGACCCGACTCAACGACATGTACACCGACGAACGAGTGCCGAGGGCCGAGCTCGCCAAAGCGGTGAACGAGCACCTCACGGAGTACATGGCCAGCATCACCGGCCAGCGCGTGCACACTAGCTCCGAGATTCGGGACTTCACGCTCGCCAAGCTGATCTTCCCCTTCGCGATCGGAGTCTGCGACATCATCTCGGGGGACGTCGCTCTGTTCAAGGACACCGGCGTTTTCGAGGCGCACGTAATCTGTCACGAATTCGTGCACCGGAAGGGCTACTGGAAAGAGCTTCACGCCCAGGCGCTAGCCTACCTCGCGCTCATGTCTTCAGGCGATCCACTGATGGTCCAGTCTGCGCTCGCGGAGCGTCTTCACCGGCAGCTCAAGTCGATCGCGGGCGAGGATCATCAGGAGTACCACGACCTCGTGGACGGTCTACGGTTGCGCTCGGAACTGGCAAATGAGCTGCACGCGCTACGTCCGGACGCCGGCGTCTACGAGAGCTCGGTCTCGCTCGTCATGAAGAAGCTGTACGACGAGCGCATGAAGCTGACCGGTCAAAACGGGCTGTCGGACTACGATGTAGGCTTCACGAACTTCCTGTGGACCTTCCAGCGCAGTCCCAACGCTCGTCAGGAGCGGTGGCAGGGGGAGTTCTAA
- a CDS encoding phosphatidylserine/phosphatidylglycerophosphate/cardiolipin synthase family protein, which yields MQTQVLVDAAEFWGRLKDDLRDARERVYVQTFSFEGDRVGTALGRALERCRAIDRRLLVDGFSLLYHNDRLIPGPAWLERPFRREVKLTHRWVSRLRDGGARVKFGNPIGPWPLKLVRRNHKKLVVIDDRISYFGGINFSEHNFEWHDVMFRVECSEFARVLAGDFRASWDGRPQTMDEQVGPFRVLSLNGRGNSRMLRPVLEAIAAAQRSIDVMSAYLSHPFTHHLAAAQRRGTRVRVLTPAANNKSNLARHILQRAHRDDFDVFRFPGVMSHMKAMLIDDELLVAGSSNFDFMSYHILEEIIVMTRDPATVESFVERVWIPDLAGASQARVHPSIGTWYGDAVVRVGAAVAGALARP from the coding sequence ATGCAAACCCAAGTGCTTGTCGACGCCGCCGAATTCTGGGGTCGTCTCAAGGACGACCTGCGAGATGCACGCGAGCGCGTCTATGTTCAGACCTTCTCGTTCGAAGGGGACAGAGTCGGTACCGCGCTCGGACGAGCGCTCGAGCGGTGTAGGGCGATCGATCGGCGGCTGCTGGTGGACGGCTTCAGCCTGCTCTACCATAACGATAGGTTGATCCCTGGCCCTGCGTGGCTCGAACGCCCGTTCCGCCGGGAGGTCAAACTCACCCACCGGTGGGTGAGCCGGCTCCGTGACGGAGGCGCGCGGGTCAAGTTCGGCAACCCGATCGGCCCCTGGCCCCTCAAGCTGGTTCGCAGAAATCACAAGAAGCTCGTGGTCATCGACGATCGGATCTCGTATTTCGGCGGCATCAACTTCAGTGAGCACAACTTCGAGTGGCACGACGTGATGTTTCGGGTCGAGTGCTCGGAGTTCGCGCGCGTCCTCGCGGGCGACTTTCGAGCTAGCTGGGACGGTAGGCCTCAGACGATGGATGAGCAGGTTGGCCCGTTCCGCGTCTTGTCGCTCAATGGACGTGGTAATTCTCGAATGTTGCGGCCGGTGCTCGAGGCGATAGCAGCTGCACAGCGGTCGATCGACGTGATGAGCGCGTACCTGTCCCACCCGTTCACGCACCACCTCGCGGCTGCGCAGCGGAGAGGCACGCGGGTGCGGGTCCTTACGCCGGCCGCGAACAACAAGTCGAACCTCGCCCGCCACATTCTGCAACGCGCGCATCGGGACGACTTCGATGTGTTCCGGTTCCCGGGCGTGATGAGCCACATGAAGGCGATGCTCATCGACGACGAGCTACTTGTCGCCGGTTCGAGCAACTTCGACTTCATGAGCTACCACATCCTGGAGGAGATCATCGTCATGACCCGCGATCCGGCTACGGTCGAGTCCTTCGTCGAGCGCGTGTGGATCCCCGACCTCGCGGGGGCGAGTCAGGCGCGCGTCCATCCGAGCATCGGCACGTGGTATGGTGACGCTGTCGTGCGCGTGGGAGCCGCCGTCGCCGGCGCCCTGGCAAGGCCATGA
- a CDS encoding dienelactone hydrolase family protein, which translates to MMTIRHSAALLALMIAAAPVAGQSLPPDEEGARARLDASPRHGEWIDYDAGGGDMVRAWVTYPERSDAAPVVVVIHEIYGLTDWIRSVADQLSADGFIAIAPDLLTGTGPGGGGSESMDRQESVAAVRSLDVTDVNRRLHGAASYATSLPAASDAVGVVGYCWGGGRSFGFAIDFADLDAAVVYYGSSPDDGYETIGAPVLGLYGGNDNRVNSTIPRAEEAMRALGKSFESRIFDGAGHGFLRNQPGQEGANQRATERAWPLTIEFFREHLGS; encoded by the coding sequence ATGATGACGATACGTCACTCGGCAGCTCTGCTCGCGCTCATGATCGCCGCAGCTCCCGTGGCGGGGCAGTCCCTGCCGCCGGACGAGGAGGGCGCGCGCGCGCGCCTGGACGCTTCGCCGCGGCACGGCGAGTGGATCGACTATGACGCTGGCGGAGGCGATATGGTACGGGCGTGGGTCACGTACCCCGAGCGCAGCGACGCCGCGCCGGTCGTCGTCGTGATCCACGAGATATACGGCCTCACGGACTGGATCCGCTCGGTCGCGGACCAGCTCTCGGCGGATGGCTTCATCGCGATCGCGCCGGACCTTCTCACAGGTACCGGACCTGGTGGTGGCGGCTCGGAGTCGATGGACCGCCAAGAGAGCGTGGCCGCCGTGCGCTCGCTCGACGTCACGGACGTGAACCGCCGCCTGCACGGTGCCGCGTCTTACGCGACGAGCCTCCCAGCGGCGAGCGACGCTGTCGGGGTGGTCGGGTACTGCTGGGGAGGCGGCCGAAGCTTCGGCTTCGCGATCGACTTCGCCGATCTCGACGCCGCCGTCGTATACTACGGCAGCTCCCCAGACGACGGATATGAAACGATTGGGGCGCCGGTGCTCGGATTGTACGGCGGGAACGACAACCGGGTGAATTCCACGATCCCCAGGGCGGAAGAAGCGATGCGCGCGCTCGGAAAGTCGTTCGAGTCACGCATTTTCGACGGAGCGGGGCACGGTTTCCTGCGCAACCAGCCCGGGCAAGAGGGGGCCAACCAACGCGCGACCGAACGCGCCTGGCCGCTGACGATCGAGTTCTTCCGGGAGCACCTCGGCTCGTGA
- a CDS encoding NTP transferase domain-containing protein has protein sequence MTLPLVVLAGGLSTRYGRLKQLDPLGPNGETIMDYNVFDAVRAGFARMIFVVRPEIEEAVRDHVSKVVGGNVPLDFVHQDLDELPEGFRAPPDRIRPWGTGHAVLCASKLIDRPFAVCNSDDLYGPGAFSMMYQHLSQDPVPTEAALVGYTLDHTLSGHAGVARGVCVLSRDGLLSRISEVREIRRIDGWITGMYTDGSTLELSGDEIVSMNLWGFTAPVIDHMRRQFTRFLGRWGADTDREFFLSTAVNNQIQIGASQVYVLHAPDSWFGVTHAEDRSRALETLRQRVDEGAYPASLAQGFSAMGD, from the coding sequence GTGACCCTACCGCTGGTCGTGCTCGCCGGCGGCCTGTCCACGCGCTACGGGCGTTTGAAGCAGCTTGACCCTTTGGGCCCCAACGGTGAAACGATCATGGACTACAACGTCTTCGACGCCGTCCGTGCCGGATTCGCCCGAATGATCTTCGTCGTGCGGCCGGAGATCGAGGAAGCAGTCCGCGACCATGTGTCCAAGGTCGTGGGCGGCAATGTCCCCTTGGACTTCGTCCACCAGGACCTCGACGAGCTGCCCGAGGGGTTCCGGGCACCTCCCGATCGCATACGGCCGTGGGGTACGGGCCACGCCGTGTTGTGCGCGTCGAAGCTCATCGACAGACCCTTCGCGGTGTGCAACTCCGACGACCTCTATGGCCCCGGCGCGTTCTCGATGATGTACCAGCATCTGTCCCAGGATCCGGTGCCCACAGAGGCGGCGTTGGTAGGGTACACGCTCGATCACACCCTGTCGGGACATGCTGGCGTCGCTCGGGGGGTCTGCGTCCTGAGTCGGGACGGGCTGCTATCGCGCATCTCCGAGGTACGTGAGATCCGCCGCATCGATGGCTGGATCACTGGCATGTACACCGATGGCAGCACGCTCGAGCTTTCCGGCGACGAGATCGTGTCCATGAATTTGTGGGGCTTCACCGCGCCCGTGATCGATCACATGCGGAGACAGTTCACTCGCTTCCTCGGTCGCTGGGGCGCGGACACGGACCGCGAGTTCTTCCTTTCGACCGCGGTGAACAACCAGATCCAGATCGGCGCGTCACAGGTCTACGTTTTGCACGCCCCGGATTCATGGTTCGGCGTGACGCATGCTGAGGATCGTAGCCGTGCGCTGGAGACTTTGCGCCAACGCGTCGACGAGGGCGCGTATCCGGCTAGCCTAGCCCAGGGCTTTTCCGCGATGGGCGATTAG